In Thermanaerothrix sp., one DNA window encodes the following:
- a CDS encoding xanthine dehydrogenase family protein molybdopterin-binding subunit, with product MTCKVVGTSVPRKDGIEKATGKAQFVADMKVPGCWEGAVIGSPVPHGILKGFEKDPSFDWSKVVFLTAKDLKGKNFVHMVRDDFPILAEEKVTYATQGVALVAAPDEATLKAALKAVKPVIEPLTPVLSIEDSLAKVAIVWGEDNILDEYRIDRGDLEKGFAEADVIVEGTYRTGLHEHLYLETQGMMAIPHDDGTLEVVGSMQCPYYVHGALVQSLGWEPERIRVRQAATGGGFGGKEDFPSAIALWVANLSLACGKPVRLIYDRSDDLKGTPKRHPSRTRIKAGVKKDGTLTALQIEFIMDGGAFTTMSRVVQQRGTLHAHGCYRVPNVSIHSLSVATNMVPSGAYRGFGAPQSIFAMERHMDKIAQILGMDPLDVKLKNVLEEGDVMPCGQVLKESVHAKEALLRAAELSDYRRKREEYAKMTGRVRRGIGISLAMHGGGFTGAGESNMGTIVKLEFDGEIFKVHASSTDMGQGIATVHPMIAAEALHVPYEAVESPRPDTWVTPNSGPTVASRSTMYVGRVVQEAAKNMLKELEEFLKAKHGGAAFKDGVFATPAGDVSVLDAAKACRSERGKLEVFGTLPPGCTGQWDQEAFRGEAYKAYSWIAQAIEVDVDTDTFEVQPVKATVVAEIGKAIHPVMVEGQIHGGLLQAIGWSHIEDMTLTPEGQISAEHLNAYLIPTTLDTPEWKVDVLEPASCPVGPHGAKGLGELPMDGGAPAFLAAVQHAVGVFGTEVPLTGEKLFKLLEEKGC from the coding sequence ATGACCTGCAAGGTTGTTGGGACCTCGGTCCCGCGGAAGGACGGCATTGAGAAGGCCACGGGTAAGGCCCAGTTCGTGGCGGACATGAAGGTACCGGGCTGCTGGGAGGGGGCTGTTATAGGCTCACCGGTTCCGCACGGCATACTCAAGGGCTTTGAGAAGGATCCTTCCTTCGACTGGTCCAAGGTGGTCTTCCTAACCGCCAAGGACCTGAAAGGGAAGAACTTCGTGCACATGGTGCGGGATGACTTCCCCATCCTGGCGGAGGAGAAGGTGACCTACGCCACCCAGGGGGTCGCGCTGGTGGCGGCCCCCGACGAGGCCACGCTTAAGGCGGCCCTCAAGGCGGTTAAGCCGGTTATAGAGCCCCTCACCCCGGTGCTCTCCATCGAGGACTCCCTTGCCAAGGTGGCCATAGTTTGGGGAGAGGACAACATCCTGGACGAGTACAGGATAGATCGGGGGGACCTGGAGAAGGGGTTTGCGGAGGCGGACGTGATAGTGGAGGGCACCTACAGGACCGGCCTTCACGAGCACCTGTACCTTGAGACCCAGGGGATGATGGCCATCCCCCACGACGACGGCACGTTGGAGGTGGTGGGGTCCATGCAGTGTCCCTACTACGTCCACGGCGCCTTGGTGCAGTCCCTGGGCTGGGAGCCGGAGCGCATAAGGGTGCGGCAGGCGGCCACCGGCGGCGGCTTCGGCGGCAAGGAGGACTTCCCCTCCGCCATAGCCCTTTGGGTGGCCAACCTGTCCCTGGCGTGCGGCAAGCCCGTGAGGCTCATCTACGACCGTTCCGACGACCTTAAGGGTACTCCTAAACGGCATCCTTCCAGGACCAGGATAAAGGCGGGGGTGAAGAAGGACGGCACCCTCACTGCCCTTCAGATAGAGTTCATCATGGACGGCGGGGCCTTTACCACCATGAGCCGGGTGGTGCAGCAGAGGGGAACCCTGCACGCCCACGGGTGCTATCGGGTGCCCAACGTTTCGATCCACTCCCTTTCGGTGGCCACCAACATGGTGCCCAGCGGGGCCTATCGTGGTTTCGGCGCGCCGCAGTCCATATTTGCCATGGAGCGCCACATGGACAAGATAGCCCAGATTTTGGGCATGGATCCCTTGGACGTGAAGCTCAAGAACGTGCTGGAGGAAGGGGACGTGATGCCCTGCGGGCAGGTGCTCAAGGAGTCGGTTCACGCCAAGGAGGCGCTTCTTAGGGCCGCGGAGCTGTCCGATTACCGCAGGAAGCGGGAGGAGTACGCCAAGATGACCGGCCGGGTCCGCCGGGGCATAGGCATAAGCCTCGCCATGCACGGCGGCGGCTTCACCGGGGCCGGGGAGTCCAACATGGGCACCATAGTTAAGCTGGAGTTCGACGGTGAGATCTTCAAGGTCCACGCCAGCAGCACCGACATGGGTCAGGGGATAGCCACGGTGCACCCCATGATAGCCGCCGAGGCCCTTCACGTTCCCTATGAGGCGGTGGAGAGCCCAAGGCCCGACACGTGGGTTACCCCCAACAGCGGCCCCACCGTGGCCTCCAGGAGCACCATGTACGTTGGCCGGGTGGTGCAGGAGGCCGCCAAGAACATGCTCAAGGAGCTGGAGGAGTTCCTGAAGGCCAAGCACGGCGGTGCGGCCTTCAAGGACGGGGTGTTCGCCACCCCCGCGGGGGATGTCTCCGTGCTGGACGCCGCCAAGGCCTGCAGGTCCGAGAGGGGCAAGCTTGAGGTCTTCGGAACCCTGCCGCCGGGATGCACCGGCCAGTGGGACCAGGAGGCCTTCCGGGGCGAGGCCTACAAGGCCTACTCCTGGATAGCCCAGGCCATAGAGGTGGACGTCGACACCGACACCTTCGAGGTGCAGCCCGTGAAGGCCACGGTTGTGGCGGAGATAGGCAAGGCCATCCACCCGGTTATGGTGGAGGGTCAGATCCACGGAGGGCTTCTGCAGGCCATAGGCTGGAGCCACATAGAGGACATGACCCTTACGCCGGAGGGGCAGATCTCCGCGGAGCACCTTAATGCCTATTTGATCCCCACCACCCTGGACACCCCGGAGTGGAAGGTGGATGTGCTGGAGCCCGCCAGCTGTCCGGTGGGTCCCCACGGGGCTAAGGGATTGGGCGAGCTGCCCATGGACGGCGGGGCTCCCGCGTTCCTTGCGGCGGTTCAGCACGCGGTGGGCGTCTTCGGTACCGAGGTTCCCCTCACCGGGGAGAAGCTCTTCAAGCTTCTTGAAGAAAAGGGTTGCTAG
- the xdh gene encoding selenium-dependent xanthine dehydrogenase, whose protein sequence is MYVFKVNGVEYREEKDRNLLEYLRKDLGITSAKEGCGEGACGTCMVLVDGKKYRACVLKLSQVAGKEVVTVEGLSEREKQVYTWAFGATGAVQCGFCIPGMVISAKALLDQNLNPTRKEIKEAIRGNICRCTGYVKIEDAIEKAAWAFRENYVPVEEDRAWKIGEAMPRVDAKDKVLGMAKFVDDLSLPGMLYGAVLRSPVPRGLVKKIDVSEAKAMEGVEAVITWKDIPGKRIIGHLVQDWPVLVAEGEETRYVGDALALVAARDVHTAREAVKRIKVDIEELKPILTPEEALAPDAPKIHPWGNTVEVKTHVKRGNVDEALAKSAHVVTRVYQTQRVDHAFMEPESALAEVVEDGIVVYTGGQGVYDENRQISAMLGIPADKVRCVTAMVGGGFGGKEDMSVQHHAALMAWITKKPVKLTMTREESLRVHPKRHPMRIEITSGCDENGRLTAHRIRITSDTGAYTSLGGPVLQRACTHAGGPYVVPNIDIEGVGVYTNNPPCGAFRGFGVTQSAFAVEGNLNLLAEKVGISYWEIRWRNAIEPGAVMSNGQIAGPDVRFKETLLAAKEAFESSPYAGIACGMKNSGLGVGVPDVSRVRIEVRGGKVQIYTSAACMGQGIATMTTQIVSHVTGIPVSKIQHMPADTKLTPDAGTSTASRQTVFTGEATRRCAELLRQDLLDAGSLEALEGKDYYQEFDFKSDPMGSDKPNPVSHIAYGYATHVAILDEEGKLVKYVACHDSGQPINIKSMEGQIEGGIVMGMGYALTEEFPTPGGYPVKKYGTLGLWRAPDVPPIEVKLCYAQGGEVAFGAKGVGEISLVPPAPAIALAYKRFDGKERTVLPLEGTPYDKRK, encoded by the coding sequence ATGTACGTGTTCAAGGTCAACGGCGTGGAGTACCGGGAGGAGAAGGACAGGAACCTTCTTGAGTACCTTAGGAAGGACCTGGGCATAACCTCCGCCAAGGAGGGCTGTGGTGAGGGCGCCTGCGGAACCTGTATGGTGCTGGTGGACGGCAAGAAGTACCGGGCCTGCGTGCTTAAGCTCTCCCAGGTGGCCGGCAAGGAGGTAGTAACCGTGGAGGGGCTCTCGGAGAGGGAGAAGCAGGTGTACACCTGGGCCTTCGGCGCCACCGGCGCGGTTCAGTGCGGCTTCTGCATCCCCGGCATGGTCATAAGCGCCAAGGCCCTCCTGGACCAGAACCTGAACCCCACCAGGAAGGAGATAAAGGAGGCCATCCGGGGCAACATATGCCGCTGCACCGGCTACGTCAAGATCGAGGACGCCATAGAGAAGGCCGCCTGGGCCTTCCGGGAGAACTACGTTCCCGTGGAGGAGGACCGGGCTTGGAAGATCGGAGAGGCCATGCCCCGGGTGGACGCCAAGGACAAGGTCCTGGGCATGGCCAAGTTCGTGGACGACCTGTCGCTTCCGGGGATGCTTTACGGGGCGGTTCTCCGTTCCCCGGTGCCCAGGGGGCTTGTGAAGAAGATCGACGTCTCCGAGGCGAAGGCCATGGAGGGTGTGGAGGCGGTTATCACCTGGAAGGACATCCCGGGCAAGCGGATCATAGGACACCTGGTGCAGGACTGGCCCGTGCTGGTGGCGGAAGGGGAGGAGACCCGGTACGTTGGGGACGCCCTGGCCCTGGTGGCCGCAAGGGACGTGCACACCGCCCGGGAGGCGGTTAAGCGCATAAAGGTGGACATCGAGGAGCTAAAGCCCATACTCACCCCCGAGGAGGCCCTTGCCCCGGACGCCCCGAAGATCCACCCCTGGGGCAACACCGTGGAGGTCAAGACCCACGTGAAGCGTGGCAACGTGGACGAGGCGCTCGCCAAGTCCGCCCACGTGGTGACCAGGGTTTACCAGACCCAGCGGGTGGACCACGCCTTCATGGAGCCCGAGTCCGCCCTGGCGGAGGTCGTTGAGGACGGGATCGTGGTTTACACCGGAGGCCAGGGGGTGTACGACGAGAACCGCCAGATCAGCGCCATGCTCGGCATCCCCGCCGACAAGGTACGGTGTGTCACCGCCATGGTGGGGGGCGGCTTCGGCGGCAAGGAGGATATGTCTGTTCAGCACCATGCGGCCCTCATGGCCTGGATAACCAAGAAGCCGGTTAAGCTCACCATGACGAGGGAGGAGAGCCTCCGGGTCCATCCCAAGCGGCATCCCATGCGGATAGAGATAACCTCCGGCTGCGACGAGAACGGCCGCCTTACGGCCCACAGGATCAGGATAACCTCCGACACCGGCGCCTACACCTCCCTCGGAGGGCCGGTCCTTCAGAGGGCCTGCACCCACGCGGGGGGCCCCTACGTGGTGCCCAACATAGACATAGAGGGCGTTGGGGTTTACACCAACAACCCCCCCTGCGGGGCGTTCCGGGGCTTTGGGGTCACCCAGTCGGCCTTTGCGGTGGAGGGCAACCTGAACCTGCTGGCTGAGAAGGTGGGTATCTCCTACTGGGAGATCCGTTGGCGGAACGCCATAGAGCCCGGCGCTGTGATGAGCAACGGCCAGATTGCGGGCCCCGACGTGCGCTTCAAGGAGACCCTGCTGGCCGCCAAGGAGGCCTTCGAGTCGAGCCCCTACGCCGGCATAGCCTGCGGCATGAAGAACAGCGGCCTTGGGGTGGGGGTCCCCGATGTGTCGAGGGTGAGGATAGAGGTGAGGGGCGGCAAGGTGCAGATATACACCAGCGCCGCGTGCATGGGACAGGGCATAGCCACCATGACAACCCAGATAGTGAGCCACGTGACCGGCATCCCGGTGTCCAAGATCCAGCACATGCCGGCGGACACCAAGCTCACCCCCGACGCGGGCACCAGCACCGCATCCAGGCAGACGGTCTTCACCGGCGAGGCCACCAGGCGCTGCGCGGAGCTGCTCCGTCAGGACCTCTTGGACGCCGGGTCCCTGGAGGCCCTGGAGGGCAAGGACTACTACCAGGAGTTCGACTTCAAGAGCGACCCCATGGGCTCCGACAAGCCGAACCCGGTGAGCCACATAGCCTACGGGTACGCCACCCACGTGGCCATCCTGGACGAGGAGGGCAAGCTGGTTAAGTACGTGGCCTGCCACGACTCGGGTCAGCCCATAAACATCAAGTCCATGGAGGGTCAGATAGAAGGGGGCATAGTCATGGGCATGGGTTACGCCCTGACCGAGGAGTTCCCCACCCCCGGCGGATACCCGGTCAAGAAGTACGGCACCCTGGGGCTTTGGAGGGCTCCCGACGTGCCTCCCATAGAGGTGAAGCTCTGCTACGCCCAGGGAGGGGAAGTGGCCTTCGGCGCCAAGGGGGTTGGAGAGATATCCTTAGTTCCCCCCGCTCCCGCCATCGCCCTGGCGTACAAGCGGTTCGACGGCAAGGAGCGCACCGTGCTACCCCTTGAGGGTACCCCGTACGACAAGAGGAAGTAG
- the hydA gene encoding dihydropyrimidinase encodes MGIVLKDGLVASPGGAVRMDLRIEGEQVHSLGYDLIRDGDEVVDCVGMLLLPGGVDPHTHFDLPAGDFRTADDFESGTMAALAGGTTTIIDYATQFRGESLRQGIEEWRRLSRGKCCCDYAFHLAVTDWNEEVERELPQVVKGGITSFKMYMAYKGLLQLDDGSIMRMMELLRDLGGVLCLHCENGDLVASLSERLAKEGRLSPRYHPISRPSFVESEAVFRALTMAEAVGAPLYVVHVSSAKSMEHIRAFKDRGNEVWAETCVQYLTLDEGRYLLPDGDASAYVCSPPLRSSEDVEALWRDLKGGYVDVVATDHCSFNLIGHKDRGLKDFRRIPNGLPGVEHRLSLLYSEGVHGGRISLGTFVNAVSTAPARIFGLYPRKGILLPGSDADVVVFDPKGRWTVRASQQVQRVDYTPYEGWEVMGRVVSVYLRGSRVYHRGVFESQEPAGRYLLRRGRKEEE; translated from the coding sequence ATGGGAATAGTCCTAAAAGACGGTTTGGTGGCGTCCCCCGGCGGGGCGGTGAGGATGGACCTTCGAATCGAGGGGGAACAGGTTCACTCCCTGGGGTATGACCTCATAAGGGATGGGGATGAGGTGGTGGACTGCGTGGGCATGCTCCTCCTGCCCGGTGGGGTGGATCCCCACACCCACTTCGACCTTCCTGCCGGGGATTTCAGGACCGCCGATGACTTTGAGTCCGGCACCATGGCCGCCCTGGCGGGGGGCACCACCACCATCATCGACTACGCCACCCAGTTCAGGGGGGAGAGCCTCCGGCAGGGCATCGAGGAATGGCGCCGGCTTTCCCGTGGAAAGTGCTGCTGCGACTACGCCTTCCACCTGGCGGTTACGGACTGGAACGAAGAGGTGGAGCGGGAGCTGCCCCAGGTGGTCAAGGGTGGCATAACCTCCTTCAAGATGTACATGGCCTACAAGGGGCTCCTCCAGCTGGACGACGGGTCGATCATGCGGATGATGGAGCTCTTGAGGGACCTTGGAGGGGTCCTGTGCCTTCACTGCGAGAACGGGGACCTGGTGGCGTCCTTGAGCGAGAGGCTGGCCAAGGAGGGCAGGCTGTCTCCACGCTACCACCCCATAAGCCGCCCCTCCTTCGTGGAGTCCGAGGCGGTGTTCCGGGCTCTTACCATGGCGGAGGCGGTGGGAGCTCCACTTTACGTGGTGCACGTGAGCTCCGCCAAGTCCATGGAGCACATAAGGGCCTTTAAGGACAGGGGGAATGAGGTATGGGCGGAGACCTGCGTCCAGTACCTAACGTTGGACGAAGGGCGGTACCTGTTGCCCGACGGCGACGCCTCCGCATACGTGTGCTCCCCTCCCTTAAGGTCCTCCGAGGACGTGGAGGCCCTTTGGAGGGACCTTAAGGGCGGATACGTGGACGTGGTGGCCACGGACCACTGTTCCTTCAACCTGATAGGCCACAAGGACAGGGGTCTTAAGGACTTCAGGCGCATTCCCAACGGCCTTCCGGGAGTTGAGCACAGGCTGTCCCTCCTCTACTCCGAGGGGGTTCACGGGGGTCGCATATCGTTGGGAACCTTCGTCAACGCGGTGTCCACGGCCCCTGCCAGGATATTCGGCCTCTATCCCCGCAAGGGGATACTGCTGCCCGGCAGCGACGCGGACGTTGTGGTGTTCGACCCCAAGGGCAGATGGACCGTAAGGGCCTCTCAGCAGGTCCAGCGGGTGGACTACACCCCCTACGAGGGGTGGGAGGTTATGGGACGGGTGGTATCCGTATACCTTAGGGGGTCCAGGGTGTATCACCGGGGTGTTTTCGAAAGCCAAGAACCTGCGGGGCGGTATCTATTGCGCCGCGGGCGGAAGGAGGAAGAGTAG
- a CDS encoding NCS2 family permease gives MEWLERTFKLSERGTDVRTEFLAGLTTFMTMGYIIFVNPGILSKTGMPFGPLMVATCLSAALATICMAFMANYPFALAPGMGLNAFFTFSVVLGMGISWKVALAAVFVEGIIFILLTLTRIREAVVNTIPVSLKLGISAGIGLFIAFIGLQGAGIIVKNDAVLVQMTNFKGNLPAILALLGLVLMVVLEHFHVKGSVLWGIIAVTIVSIPLGISKLPDGIVSMPPSLSPIFMQMDFSQIAQSSFWIIMFTFFFVDFFDTVGTLVGVASRGGLLDSEGRLPKAREALLADAIGTTAGAVMGTSTVTTFVESASGVEQGGRTGLTALVVAVLFLLSTFFSPLVSIVPACATSPALILVGIYMMMGLKELKMDDWTETAPAMLAFFMMPFSYSIAVGIEAGIVSFVVLKLVTGKARELNVVMICLAALFILARVVGIH, from the coding sequence ATGGAGTGGCTGGAGAGGACTTTCAAGCTGAGCGAACGAGGTACCGACGTAAGGACCGAGTTTTTGGCGGGGCTTACCACCTTCATGACCATGGGGTACATCATCTTCGTCAACCCCGGCATCCTTTCGAAGACCGGCATGCCCTTCGGGCCCCTGATGGTGGCCACCTGTCTTTCCGCTGCCCTTGCCACCATATGCATGGCCTTCATGGCCAACTACCCGTTCGCCCTGGCCCCCGGCATGGGGCTTAACGCCTTTTTCACATTCTCCGTGGTCCTGGGCATGGGCATCAGCTGGAAGGTTGCCCTGGCGGCGGTCTTCGTGGAGGGCATCATATTCATCCTGTTGACGCTTACCAGGATCCGGGAGGCGGTGGTTAACACCATACCGGTGTCCCTGAAGCTTGGAATATCGGCGGGCATCGGGCTTTTCATCGCCTTCATAGGGCTTCAGGGGGCTGGGATAATAGTCAAGAACGACGCGGTGTTGGTCCAGATGACCAACTTCAAGGGCAACTTGCCCGCCATCCTGGCCCTTTTGGGTTTGGTCCTCATGGTGGTGCTGGAGCACTTCCACGTGAAGGGCAGCGTTCTTTGGGGGATAATAGCGGTCACCATCGTCTCCATCCCCTTGGGCATAAGCAAGCTGCCGGACGGCATAGTCTCCATGCCCCCCTCCCTTTCCCCCATCTTCATGCAGATGGACTTCTCCCAGATAGCCCAGTCCAGCTTCTGGATCATCATGTTCACCTTCTTCTTCGTGGACTTCTTCGACACCGTGGGCACCCTGGTGGGTGTGGCAAGCCGCGGGGGACTCCTGGACTCCGAGGGACGCTTGCCCAAGGCCCGGGAGGCGCTTCTGGCGGACGCCATAGGGACCACCGCGGGGGCCGTGATGGGCACCAGCACCGTCACCACCTTCGTCGAGAGCGCCAGCGGCGTGGAGCAGGGAGGCCGCACGGGCCTTACCGCTTTGGTGGTGGCGGTGCTGTTCCTGCTGTCCACCTTCTTCAGCCCACTGGTGTCCATAGTCCCCGCCTGCGCCACCTCTCCTGCCCTCATCCTGGTGGGCATATACATGATGATGGGCCTTAAGGAGCTCAAGATGGACGACTGGACCGAGACCGCCCCCGCCATGCTGGCGTTCTTCATGATGCCCTTCTCCTACAGTATAGCGGTGGGAATCGAGGCGGGCATAGTGTCCTTCGTGGTGCTCAAGCTCGTCACCGGCAAGGCCCGGGAGCTCAACGTGGTCATGATCTGCTTGGCCGCTTTGTTCATCTTGGCCCGGGTGGTGGGCATTCACTAG
- the ade gene encoding adenine deaminase: MTKRGLLPFALGDEPCDLVIRGAKVANLFSMELEDAEVAVKDGVIVGVGFGYQGHKTLDAHGMTLIPGMMDGHVHIESSWMVPSRFAEAVVPRGTSAVFADPHEIANVLGPEGVMGMFESSRNLPLDVYLGCPSCVPASEFETCKAPMGSKELRALRDGGYCQHLGEMMNYPGVLSGDREVWEKIQVFEGMPLTAHAPGLTGKELCAYVLSGCDGDHEATRLEEALEKLRRGYWVMMREGSAAPDLEALAPLVRDVPARCCRCMAVSDDLDARTLMERGHMDHKVRKLCALGVDPLVAVRMVTLSVAEYFGLKGRGAIAPGFAADMALVDSIGSMKVHLVLKDGRVVAEDGKLTTPPSSVLSPLLLSRGPELGEVDVEDLAVPAREGAMLRVILFTPGSLLTGSAAVSPFVEGGFVVPSREGDIAKLVCREHHRGTGRIGVGFVKGLGLRSGAFGSTVSHDAHNAMVAGMDDRSIKTVLDRLNRLGGGVVVAEGDKILAELPLPVGGLMCDMSTSDLVALQERVDRAIGDLGVSGPHPCMALSFLSLSVIPQLKLTDRGYVNLEEGGVVPLWV, encoded by the coding sequence ATGACCAAGAGGGGTCTTCTCCCGTTCGCCCTGGGCGATGAGCCTTGCGACCTGGTGATCCGGGGCGCCAAGGTGGCCAACCTGTTCTCCATGGAGCTGGAGGATGCGGAGGTGGCGGTGAAGGACGGGGTGATAGTGGGGGTTGGCTTCGGCTACCAGGGTCATAAGACCTTGGACGCCCATGGCATGACCCTGATCCCCGGCATGATGGACGGACACGTGCACATAGAGAGCTCCTGGATGGTGCCCTCCCGTTTCGCCGAGGCGGTGGTCCCCCGGGGTACTTCGGCGGTCTTCGCGGATCCCCACGAGATAGCCAACGTGTTGGGTCCTGAGGGCGTGATGGGCATGTTCGAGTCCTCGAGAAATCTGCCTTTGGACGTGTACCTTGGGTGTCCCTCCTGCGTGCCCGCCTCGGAGTTCGAGACCTGCAAGGCTCCCATGGGATCAAAGGAGCTCAGGGCCCTTAGGGATGGGGGGTACTGCCAGCACCTGGGGGAGATGATGAACTATCCTGGGGTGCTCTCCGGGGACCGGGAGGTCTGGGAGAAGATCCAGGTCTTCGAGGGCATGCCCTTGACCGCCCACGCACCGGGGCTTACCGGCAAGGAGCTTTGCGCTTACGTCTTAAGCGGCTGCGACGGGGACCACGAGGCCACCCGGCTGGAGGAGGCCCTTGAGAAGCTGCGCCGAGGCTACTGGGTGATGATGCGGGAGGGGTCTGCTGCGCCGGACCTTGAGGCGTTGGCGCCGCTGGTGAGGGACGTCCCCGCCAGGTGCTGCCGCTGCATGGCGGTCAGCGACGACCTGGACGCCAGGACCCTCATGGAGAGGGGACACATGGACCACAAGGTGCGAAAGCTCTGCGCCCTTGGGGTCGACCCCCTTGTGGCCGTGAGGATGGTCACGTTGTCGGTGGCGGAGTACTTCGGCCTTAAGGGCCGGGGGGCCATAGCGCCGGGGTTTGCGGCGGACATGGCGCTGGTGGACTCCATAGGGTCCATGAAGGTTCATCTGGTCCTGAAGGACGGCCGCGTGGTGGCTGAGGACGGAAAGCTCACAACACCCCCTTCATCCGTCCTGAGCCCCTTGCTGCTGTCCCGGGGGCCTGAGCTTGGCGAGGTTGACGTAGAGGACCTGGCGGTTCCAGCAAGGGAGGGGGCCATGCTGCGGGTCATCCTCTTCACCCCCGGATCCTTGCTTACCGGTTCCGCTGCGGTGTCGCCTTTTGTGGAGGGTGGTTTCGTGGTGCCCTCCCGGGAGGGTGACATTGCCAAGCTGGTGTGCCGGGAACACCACAGGGGGACCGGCAGGATTGGGGTGGGGTTTGTCAAGGGTCTTGGCCTTAGGTCCGGTGCATTCGGTTCCACCGTGTCCCACGACGCCCACAACGCCATGGTGGCGGGCATGGACGACCGGTCCATAAAGACCGTGTTGGATCGGCTGAACCGCCTTGGCGGCGGCGTGGTGGTGGCGGAGGGTGATAAGATCTTGGCGGAGCTGCCCCTTCCGGTGGGAGGTCTTATGTGTGACATGTCCACATCGGATTTGGTGGCTCTCCAGGAGCGGGTGGACCGGGCTATAGGGGATCTAGGAGTTTCAGGACCCCACCCTTGCATGGCCCTCTCGTTCCTGTCCCTGTCGGTGATCCCGCAGCTCAAGCTCACCGACCGGGGGTACGTCAACCTTGAGGAAGGAGGGGTGGTGCCTTTATGGGTTTAG
- a CDS encoding deaminase, whose protein sequence is MWRMISMKFRTPETIKAEELHKMLDVIEHRILPLTDEFVRKGHNLFGGAVLDPVSLEPVVVGSNRRSDNPVFHGEVETLLRFYELKDRPKAEDAVFLATHEPCCMCFSALAWCGFKEAWYLFDYTETDKDFNMPDDLIMLKELFGSQDIRRRNAYLNLYSIKEAARQSEDAERLMARIESLKEKYKALPVVL, encoded by the coding sequence ATGTGGAGGATGATATCCATGAAGTTCAGGACTCCTGAGACCATCAAGGCGGAAGAGCTTCACAAGATGCTGGACGTGATAGAGCATAGGATACTTCCTTTGACCGACGAGTTCGTCCGCAAGGGGCACAACCTATTCGGAGGGGCGGTGCTGGACCCGGTGAGCTTGGAGCCCGTGGTGGTGGGCAGCAACCGCCGGTCCGACAACCCGGTTTTCCACGGTGAAGTGGAGACCCTTCTTAGGTTTTACGAGCTGAAGGACCGTCCAAAGGCGGAGGACGCGGTTTTCCTGGCCACTCACGAACCCTGCTGCATGTGCTTCTCCGCCCTGGCCTGGTGTGGTTTCAAGGAGGCCTGGTACCTGTTCGACTACACCGAGACCGACAAGGACTTCAACATGCCAGACGACCTCATCATGCTGAAGGAGCTCTTTGGGAGCCAGGACATAAGGCGCAGGAACGCATATCTTAATCTTTACAGCATTAAAGAGGCGGCCAGGCAGTCGGAGGACGCGGAGCGCCTCATGGCTCGCATAGAGTCCCTAAAGGAGAAGTACAAGGCCCTTCCGGTGGTGTTGTAG